From a single Alloactinosynnema sp. L-07 genomic region:
- a CDS encoding ESX secretion-associated protein EspG — protein MTLTAGSNSIVLSTLEFDVLWAAERLPEKHVALDVPSPGKTHTERAKLVEEAFAGLAQRGLAEGGRAVPDLADWLSLLAHAPVAIDSWVWTDREIAALAVVSGDQGLLAVVDRAEVWLIPSRATAIADAAVSIAGDMPAGPGRSVSLPTDVLMKADSGDPQAMITVMVEHGVSLSDAQTLGSMLSGMTTRGQLGAERAPRGQKRERAGRVVAFHDTDAGRYLYLSRPSSDGRSWSTITPADNARLAGCVRELLDEL, from the coding sequence CTGACCTTGACCGCGGGTTCCAACAGCATCGTGCTGTCCACGCTCGAGTTCGACGTGCTCTGGGCGGCCGAACGGCTGCCCGAGAAGCATGTCGCGCTCGATGTGCCCAGCCCGGGCAAGACCCACACCGAACGCGCCAAGCTGGTCGAGGAGGCGTTCGCGGGGCTGGCTCAGCGCGGGCTGGCCGAGGGTGGCCGCGCGGTGCCGGACCTGGCCGACTGGCTGAGCCTGCTCGCGCACGCGCCGGTCGCGATCGACAGCTGGGTGTGGACCGACCGGGAGATCGCCGCGCTGGCCGTGGTCAGCGGCGATCAGGGGCTGCTCGCCGTGGTCGACCGCGCCGAGGTGTGGCTCATCCCGTCCCGCGCCACCGCGATCGCCGACGCGGCTGTGTCCATCGCGGGCGACATGCCCGCCGGGCCCGGGCGGTCGGTGAGCCTGCCGACCGACGTACTGATGAAGGCCGACAGCGGCGACCCGCAAGCGATGATCACTGTCATGGTCGAGCACGGCGTGAGCCTGTCGGACGCCCAGACACTCGGGTCGATGCTCAGCGGCATGACCACCCGCGGCCAACTCGGCGCCGAGCGCGCGCCGCGCGGGCAGAAGCGGGAGCGCGCGGGGCGGGTCGTGGCGTTCCACGACACCGACGCGGGCCGCTATCTGTACCTGTCCCGCCCCAGTTCGGACGGCCGATCATGGAGCACGATCACCCCCGCGGACAACGCGCGCCTGGCAGGCTGCGTACGCGAACTACTCGACGAGCTGTGA
- a CDS encoding PPE domain-containing protein, with amino-acid sequence MAGDNGLGDLRFEGYGHNELATELDRLRQGPGSESLHRAVAALKTISEGLAETDRVLREELAKIGVEWEGAASEGGTEATKNSSVYAEEAGATVDQSAGGVREQGETFSNTRNGAPEGSDLRGPTKLSGVDRFAGAVLGHTTDHAKQVQQTNAAHQQAVTSMNGYSSGSQAALGNYQSLPVPPGMSLESTPYHPNGTTSAQTFNGNPSTFTPSGSTGPGVPGQTSVPPGGGQQYTGVPGQPGNPGHVPTTGGQPPGGLPGRVSGVAPVVPGFGGLPATGGFPPGLRPGFPGGLMGDIAAVAGLAGAGGGGAAAGSSLEKDRVVRGGGFADTPEGRAARAAARGGVPIGDLPDDEARAARNAERHGARPGRAAGSLMQPAAAGAGAPGEDDDEHVRKYGIDSDDVFGDDRLVIPPVLGQDD; translated from the coding sequence ATGGCAGGCGACAACGGGCTGGGCGACCTCCGCTTCGAGGGCTACGGCCACAACGAGCTGGCCACCGAGCTCGACCGGCTGCGTCAAGGGCCAGGTTCCGAGAGCCTTCACCGCGCCGTGGCCGCGCTCAAGACCATCTCCGAGGGACTCGCCGAGACTGACCGGGTGCTGCGGGAGGAACTCGCCAAGATCGGCGTCGAGTGGGAAGGCGCCGCGTCCGAGGGCGGTACTGAGGCCACCAAGAACTCCAGCGTCTATGCCGAAGAGGCGGGCGCGACGGTCGACCAGTCGGCCGGAGGCGTGCGGGAGCAGGGCGAGACGTTCTCCAACACCCGCAACGGCGCTCCCGAAGGCTCGGATCTGCGCGGGCCGACCAAGCTCAGCGGGGTCGATCGCTTCGCGGGTGCGGTTCTCGGGCACACCACCGACCACGCCAAGCAGGTTCAGCAGACCAACGCCGCGCATCAGCAGGCGGTGACGTCGATGAACGGGTACAGCTCGGGCAGTCAGGCCGCGCTGGGCAACTACCAGTCGCTGCCGGTGCCGCCGGGGATGTCGCTGGAGTCGACGCCGTACCACCCGAACGGCACGACCTCCGCGCAGACGTTCAACGGCAACCCGAGCACCTTCACCCCGTCCGGCTCCACCGGGCCCGGCGTGCCGGGGCAGACCAGCGTCCCGCCTGGCGGCGGTCAGCAGTACACCGGCGTGCCCGGTCAGCCCGGCAACCCCGGCCACGTGCCGACCACGGGCGGCCAGCCGCCCGGAGGGCTTCCTGGCCGCGTCTCCGGGGTCGCGCCGGTGGTGCCCGGGTTCGGTGGGCTTCCGGCGACCGGTGGGTTCCCCCCTGGTTTGCGGCCCGGTTTCCCCGGCGGTCTCATGGGCGACATCGCCGCCGTCGCCGGGTTGGCGGGCGCCGGTGGCGGCGGTGCCGCGGCGGGGTCGAGTCTGGAGAAGGACCGGGTTGTGCGCGGCGGGGGCTTCGCCGACACGCCCGAGGGGCGGGCGGCGCGGGCCGCGGCGCGGGGCGGGGTGCCGATCGGCGACCTGCCCGACGACGAGGCGAGGGCCGCGCGCAACGCCGAGCGCCATGGGGCGCGGCCGGGGCGGGCCGCGGGCTCACTCATGCAGCCCGCCGCCGCAGGGGCCGGGGCGCCCGGCGAGGACGACGACGAGCATGTGCGCAAGTACGGCATCGACTCCGACGACGTCTTCGGCGACGACCGCCTGGTGATCCCGCCAGTGCTCGGGCAGGACGACTGA
- a CDS encoding pyridoxal phosphate-dependent aminotransferase produces the protein MHGRLLKVAARAAVPPFHVMDVLSAANARQRAHGDMVSLAAGQPSTGAPSAVRFAAAEALGSQTLGYTEQLGVPALREAIAGHYGRRYSLDVSAQDVVITTGSSGGFLLAFLSAFDAGDRVALARPGYPAYRNILSALGCDVVELPCDESTRFQPTEAMLDELGPLDGLILASPANPTGTVLDPAELAAIAGWCAERGVQLISDEIYHGISYGAETSSAWQFSREAVVVNSFSKYFAMTGWRLGWMLVPRRLHRAVDCLTGNFTICAPAIAQHAAVAAFEPETYAELDAHVARYATNRDLLLTGLPKLGIDKVAPADGAFYAYADVSHLTHDSMSFCQRLLAETGLAIVPGIDFDPVDGNRFVRLSFAGATADVEEGLRRFGDWLQGTSGGL, from the coding sequence ATGCATGGTCGGTTGCTCAAGGTCGCGGCCCGGGCGGCTGTTCCGCCCTTCCACGTCATGGACGTGCTCTCCGCCGCGAACGCCCGGCAGCGGGCGCACGGGGACATGGTGTCGCTGGCCGCGGGGCAGCCGTCGACCGGGGCGCCGTCGGCGGTGCGGTTCGCCGCGGCGGAGGCGTTGGGCAGCCAAACGCTGGGGTACACCGAGCAGTTGGGGGTGCCCGCGCTGCGGGAAGCCATCGCGGGGCACTACGGGCGGCGTTATTCGCTCGACGTGTCCGCGCAGGACGTCGTGATCACCACCGGCTCTTCCGGCGGGTTCCTGCTGGCCTTTCTCTCCGCGTTCGACGCGGGTGACCGGGTCGCGCTGGCGCGGCCTGGGTATCCGGCGTATCGGAACATCCTCAGCGCGCTCGGGTGTGACGTGGTCGAGCTGCCGTGCGACGAAAGCACCCGGTTCCAGCCGACCGAGGCGATGCTCGACGAACTCGGCCCGCTCGACGGGCTGATCCTGGCCAGCCCCGCCAACCCGACCGGCACGGTCCTCGACCCGGCCGAACTGGCCGCGATCGCTGGCTGGTGCGCCGAGCGCGGCGTTCAGTTGATCAGTGACGAGATCTACCACGGCATCTCCTACGGCGCCGAGACCAGCAGCGCGTGGCAGTTCTCGCGTGAGGCGGTGGTGGTCAACAGCTTCTCGAAATACTTCGCGATGACCGGGTGGCGGCTGGGCTGGATGTTGGTGCCCCGGCGCCTGCACCGGGCTGTCGACTGCCTGACCGGCAACTTCACCATCTGCGCCCCGGCCATCGCCCAGCACGCCGCGGTGGCCGCGTTCGAGCCGGAGACCTACGCCGAGCTGGACGCGCACGTCGCGCGGTACGCCACCAACCGCGACCTGCTGCTCACCGGCCTGCCGAAGCTCGGCATCGACAAAGTCGCCCCCGCCGACGGCGCCTTCTACGCCTACGCCGATGTCTCGCACCTGACCCACGACTCGATGTCGTTTTGCCAGCGGCTGCTCGCCGAGACCGGGCTGGCGATCGTGCCCGGCATCGACTTCGACCCGGTCGACGGCAACCGGTTCGTCCGCCTGTCCTTCGCGGGCGCCACCGCCGACGTCGAGGAAGGGCTGCGCAGGTTCGGGGACTGGCTCCAGGGAACCTCGGGCGGACTCTGA
- a CDS encoding DUF3558 domain-containing protein, which produces MRSRVLLVAVVLVGAVACTTNEPGTATTPAGTTTSDSGGQTASTKPTTKLPPRPREIKLDSVDPCALLTKPQSDQLKIDRFRARVSGSETYKGAKECVFNVLRQEPFYDYGILLVTTEGVDVWFANKRNADVTEATVEGFGAASFHFPGASGTRSFECTTAVDVADGQQLQVDMKLTSRGAFTQDQICQMSEEAAAMAVTTLKTLG; this is translated from the coding sequence GTGCGTAGCCGCGTCCTTCTCGTAGCGGTGGTGCTCGTCGGTGCAGTCGCGTGCACGACGAATGAACCAGGCACGGCGACGACCCCAGCAGGGACAACCACCTCGGACTCTGGCGGTCAGACGGCATCGACGAAACCCACCACGAAGCTGCCGCCGAGGCCACGCGAGATCAAACTGGATTCGGTCGATCCATGTGCCCTGCTGACAAAGCCGCAGTCCGATCAGCTCAAGATCGATCGTTTCCGCGCGCGTGTAAGTGGCAGTGAGACCTACAAGGGCGCCAAGGAGTGCGTATTCAACGTACTTCGCCAAGAGCCGTTCTATGACTACGGCATCTTGCTGGTGACCACCGAAGGCGTTGATGTGTGGTTTGCCAACAAGCGCAATGCTGACGTCACCGAAGCAACGGTCGAGGGATTCGGCGCGGCGAGCTTCCATTTCCCAGGCGCGTCCGGGACCAGGAGCTTTGAGTGCACGACCGCGGTGGATGTCGCTGATGGTCAACAGCTCCAAGTCGATATGAAGCTGACCAGCCGGGGTGCGTTCACGCAGGATCAGATTTGTCAGATGTCCGAGGAAGCCGCGGCGATGGCCGTGACCACGTTGAAGACGTTGGGGTGA